In Fundidesulfovibrio magnetotacticus, a single window of DNA contains:
- a CDS encoding DUF2325 domain-containing protein: MTVPARRKLWEHEDYQCPILGTCLSMAELRKLARRLELTVLPHASDYELHGYFVRESRREGRIAQTVNRCLDKKYRKEIRLFAKAADEAALEALWKQSLAAGDVPGPFWAVMSHPVAGMRLLNKVFGEVHMLSHLLGAANRADLKRLSRLETRVDQLSQALSRVQAARRARNLEWAVRVKDLEDRLGAERLERLKLSRQVRETALPRPMGREDEVRALREQLEAASRETRRQAAVIEELYRDNLILREQAEDVSADLERAEQELVRALPCAEGGGCGPGGGCPAEEAGQLPGMEGKTVLYVGGRCNLVRHYRELVERRGGRFHHHDGGMENSASELHGKLASADVVLCPVDCVSHEACLAVKKACRNCMKPFHPLRSSGLSALARSLESLAGNAN; encoded by the coding sequence ATGACCGTCCCCGCGCGCCGCAAGCTCTGGGAACACGAGGACTACCAATGCCCCATCCTGGGAACCTGCCTGTCCATGGCCGAGTTGCGCAAGCTGGCCCGTCGCCTGGAACTGACCGTGCTCCCGCACGCGTCCGACTACGAACTCCACGGCTACTTCGTGCGTGAAAGCCGCCGCGAAGGCCGCATCGCCCAGACCGTGAACCGCTGCCTGGACAAGAAATACCGCAAGGAAATCCGTCTGTTCGCCAAGGCGGCCGACGAGGCGGCCCTGGAGGCCCTGTGGAAGCAGTCCCTGGCCGCCGGGGATGTGCCCGGACCCTTCTGGGCGGTGATGAGCCACCCGGTGGCCGGCATGCGCCTGTTGAACAAGGTGTTCGGGGAGGTGCACATGCTCTCCCACCTGCTGGGCGCGGCCAACCGGGCGGACCTGAAGCGCCTCTCCCGGCTGGAAACACGCGTGGACCAGCTCTCCCAGGCCCTGTCGCGCGTGCAGGCTGCACGGCGCGCCCGCAATCTGGAATGGGCCGTGCGCGTCAAGGACCTGGAGGATCGCCTGGGCGCCGAACGCCTGGAACGTCTCAAACTCTCAAGACAGGTGCGCGAGACCGCCCTGCCCCGCCCCATGGGCCGGGAGGACGAGGTGCGCGCCCTGCGCGAACAGCTGGAAGCCGCCAGCCGGGAGACGCGCCGCCAGGCGGCTGTGATCGAGGAACTCTACCGCGACAACCTGATCCTGCGCGAGCAGGCGGAGGACGTGAGCGCCGACCTGGAGCGCGCCGAACAGGAGCTGGTGCGCGCGCTGCCCTGCGCCGAGGGCGGAGGCTGCGGCCCCGGAGGCGGCTGCCCGGCCGAAGAGGCGGGCCAATTGCCCGGCATGGAGGGCAAGACCGTGCTCTACGTGGGCGGACGCTGCAACCTGGTGCGCCATTACCGCGAGCTGGTGGAACGCCGGGGCGGCCGCTTCCACCACCACGACGGGGGCATGGAAAACTCGGCATCGGAGTTGCACGGCAAGCTGGCGTCGGCCGATGTGGTGCTCTGCCCCGTGGATTGTGTGAGCCACGAGGCGTGTCTGGCCGTGAAAAAGGCGTGCAGGAACTGCATGAAGCCTTTCCATCCGCTCAGAAGTTCTGGACTTTCCGCTCTGGCGCGCTCCCTGGAGAGCCTGGCCGGAAATGCCAACTGA
- a CDS encoding acid phosphatase translates to MFQKRLLVCFVSLVLLAGLALASDGPTYLPPGQPDLIRLLPPPPSAVQSVAEINELLTLQHSRTQDQAAFAREDAERSPLRFADVLGAGFRKDALPLTLTLFKHVLKDSNTVLDAAKKHWDRPRPFKLSESLRPCLDRPVSASYPSGHSTYGHLAAILLSWAVPEKAPELFARGDLFARQRLVGGVHYPSDVEAGKLCAVAIAQVMSQNPRFREEFAKARIEIRTALGLP, encoded by the coding sequence ATGTTCCAAAAACGCCTCCTCGTCTGTTTTGTCAGCCTCGTCCTCCTTGCCGGACTGGCCCTCGCCAGCGACGGACCTACCTATCTGCCTCCGGGCCAGCCGGATTTGATACGCCTGCTGCCCCCGCCGCCCTCCGCCGTGCAAAGCGTGGCGGAGATCAATGAACTGCTGACGCTCCAGCACTCCCGCACGCAGGATCAGGCGGCCTTCGCCCGCGAGGATGCCGAGCGCTCCCCGCTACGTTTCGCGGACGTGCTGGGTGCGGGCTTTCGCAAGGACGCCCTGCCCCTGACGCTGACGCTCTTCAAGCACGTGCTCAAGGATTCCAACACCGTGCTGGACGCGGCCAAGAAGCACTGGGACAGACCGAGGCCCTTCAAACTCTCGGAGTCCCTTCGTCCCTGCCTGGACAGGCCCGTCAGCGCCTCCTACCCCAGCGGCCACAGCACCTACGGCCACCTTGCCGCCATCCTGCTCTCCTGGGCCGTGCCCGAGAAGGCCCCGGAACTCTTCGCCCGGGGCGATTTGTTCGCCAGGCAGCGCCTGGTGGGCGGCGTGCACTACCCGAGCGACGTGGAGGCCGGAAAGCTCTGCGCCGTGGCCATCGCCCAGGTCATGTCCCAGAACCCGCGTTTCCGGGAGGAGTTCGCCAAAGCGCGCATCGAAATCCGAACCGCGCTGGGTCTGCCCTGA
- a CDS encoding (deoxy)nucleoside triphosphate pyrophosphohydrolase, giving the protein MIHVVAGILWRDGLCLGVRRPEGKAHAGLWEFPGGKVEAGEDPAQALVRELREELGIEAREPRYWREKIHEYPGGIVRLSFFHIRDFKGVPRPLEGQGLRWLTPAQARELPFLEADRDIVEALAQPPDAP; this is encoded by the coding sequence ATGATCCACGTGGTGGCGGGCATCCTCTGGCGCGACGGCCTCTGTCTCGGCGTCCGGCGTCCCGAGGGCAAGGCCCACGCGGGCCTGTGGGAGTTCCCCGGCGGCAAGGTGGAGGCGGGCGAAGACCCGGCTCAGGCCCTGGTGCGCGAGCTGCGCGAGGAACTCGGGATCGAGGCGCGCGAGCCCCGTTACTGGCGGGAAAAAATTCACGAGTATCCCGGCGGCATCGTCCGCTTGTCTTTTTTTCATATCCGTGATTTCAAAGGGGTTCCCCGTCCCCTCGAAGGCCAAGGACTGCGCTGGCTGACGCCGGCTCAGGCCCGGGAACTGCCATTCCTGGAGGCGGACAGGGACATCGTGGAGGCGCTCGCCCAGCCGCCGGACGCCCCCTGA
- a CDS encoding ATP-binding cassette domain-containing protein: protein MSKITIQNLSKSLGGRDLMSGFSMEAVSGMRLAVTGPNGCGKSTFLRLMAGEAEPDSGRVLLPPGARLGYVAQELGSSDLEEPLLAWVMSALPSWKEFWREWERASLERDERALESLSARQAEMEHSLGYNPEHRAKAILSGLGFEEKAWPHPVKLLSGGWRERAKLARVLVAGADVLLLDEPTNHLDIEAVEWLEQYLLCFNGVLIFVAHDRVFLDRVGTHVLFLGGDKPALRQGTFSEFLEWRAQTQQQMEAKAAQLSGAIGRQMAFVSRFRYKATKARQAQSKLKAVDKLQKELSGVAGNIERRRKTLDFKLPEPARADKNILSVADLEFAFPGGRSLWPRLTFNLYRGQKVALAGPNGAGKTTLLKCLTGELKPSGGTIRMGSQVRMGYFSQHQTEILRANETVMGEIRRLSDPRSSTEELCSVLGLFMLGEEYFERFVRDLSGGEKSRLVLASLFLARANFLVLDEPTNHLDLESREALVNALADYEGAILFVAHDRHLLAEAAEVIWTVGPEGLSEFLGGYEAYEAHLKAQASAACALSTGGRDKAMAKESREERQAAKRRQAEERNALSRQLKPLRERYAQLEGELEQAMTRQHDVEQVLAMPETYADAAKFSELSKEYHGLKEQGDALVLELADLEERIGELEARREAL from the coding sequence ATGTCCAAGATCACCATCCAGAATCTTTCCAAGTCCCTTGGCGGCCGGGATCTCATGTCGGGCTTCAGCATGGAGGCCGTCTCGGGCATGCGTTTGGCGGTCACGGGGCCCAACGGTTGCGGCAAGTCCACCTTTTTGCGCCTGATGGCGGGCGAGGCCGAGCCGGACTCCGGGCGCGTGCTGCTGCCGCCGGGGGCGCGGCTGGGCTACGTGGCGCAGGAGCTGGGATCGTCCGACCTGGAGGAGCCGCTGCTGGCCTGGGTGATGAGCGCGCTCCCCTCCTGGAAGGAGTTCTGGCGCGAGTGGGAACGCGCGAGCCTCGAGCGCGACGAGCGGGCGTTGGAGTCCCTGAGCGCGCGCCAGGCCGAGATGGAGCACTCGCTGGGCTACAATCCGGAGCACCGGGCCAAGGCGATCCTCTCGGGCCTGGGGTTCGAGGAGAAGGCCTGGCCCCATCCCGTGAAGCTCCTCTCGGGCGGCTGGCGCGAGCGGGCCAAGCTGGCGCGGGTGCTGGTGGCCGGGGCCGACGTGCTGCTTTTGGACGAGCCCACCAACCACCTGGACATCGAGGCCGTGGAGTGGCTGGAGCAGTATCTGCTCTGCTTCAACGGCGTGCTCATCTTCGTGGCGCACGACCGGGTGTTCCTGGACCGCGTGGGCACCCACGTGCTCTTCCTGGGCGGCGACAAGCCCGCGCTGCGCCAGGGCACGTTCAGCGAGTTTCTGGAGTGGCGCGCTCAGACGCAGCAGCAGATGGAGGCCAAGGCCGCTCAGCTTTCCGGGGCCATCGGCCGCCAGATGGCCTTCGTGAGCCGCTTCCGCTACAAGGCCACCAAGGCGCGCCAGGCCCAGAGCAAGCTCAAGGCCGTGGACAAGCTCCAGAAGGAGCTGTCGGGCGTGGCGGGCAACATCGAGCGCAGGCGCAAGACGCTCGATTTCAAGCTTCCCGAGCCCGCCCGGGCCGACAAGAACATTCTTTCCGTGGCCGATCTGGAGTTCGCCTTCCCTGGGGGAAGGTCCCTTTGGCCCCGGCTCACGTTCAACCTGTACCGTGGCCAGAAGGTGGCGCTGGCCGGTCCCAACGGGGCGGGCAAGACCACGCTGCTCAAGTGCCTGACGGGCGAGCTGAAGCCCTCCGGCGGCACGATCCGCATGGGGTCGCAGGTTCGCATGGGGTATTTCAGCCAGCACCAGACCGAGATTCTGCGCGCCAACGAGACGGTGATGGGCGAGATCCGCCGCCTGTCGGACCCGCGCTCCTCCACGGAGGAGCTGTGCTCGGTGCTGGGCCTGTTCATGCTGGGCGAGGAGTACTTCGAGCGCTTCGTGCGCGACCTCTCCGGCGGCGAGAAATCGCGCCTGGTGCTGGCCAGCCTGTTCCTGGCGCGGGCCAACTTCCTGGTGCTGGACGAGCCCACCAACCACCTGGACCTGGAGAGCCGCGAGGCCCTGGTGAACGCCCTGGCCGACTACGAGGGCGCGATCCTCTTCGTGGCGCACGACCGTCATCTCCTGGCCGAGGCGGCCGAGGTGATCTGGACCGTTGGACCGGAGGGGCTCTCGGAGTTCCTGGGCGGCTACGAGGCCTACGAGGCGCACCTGAAGGCGCAGGCCAGCGCCGCCTGCGCCCTCTCCACGGGCGGGCGCGACAAGGCCATGGCCAAGGAGTCTCGCGAGGAGCGCCAGGCCGCCAAGCGCCGCCAGGCCGAGGAACGCAACGCCCTTTCGCGCCAGCTCAAACCCCTCAGGGAGCGCTACGCGCAACTTGAAGGGGAGCTTGAACAAGCCATGACCCGCCAGCACGACGTGGAGCAGGTGCTGGCGATGCCCGAGACCTACGCCGACGCGGCGAAGTTCTCGGAGCTTTCCAAGGAATACCACGGGCTCAAGGAGCAGGGCGACGCCCTGGTGCTGGAGCTGGCGGACCTGGAGGAGCGCATCGGGGAGCTGGAAGCGCGGCGGGAGGCCCTATGA
- the gap gene encoding type I glyceraldehyde-3-phosphate dehydrogenase, which produces MQKIKVGINGFGRIGRQVLKAMYEQHGERIEVVAVNDLFDTHTNAHLLAYDTNYGRCPIPVSTDGDDMVVGSWRVTCTKERDPKNIPWARHGVDVVVESTGIFRTGPQAAMHMESGAKKVIISAPAKDEDITIVMGVNEDRYDPAKHHILSNASCTTNCLAPVAKVVHAAFGIRSGVMCTIHSYTNDQRILDLPHKDLRRARAAACNIIPTSTGAAKAVALVIPELKGRFSGYSLRVPTPAVSVVDFAAVLEKPTDTETLRATLKAAAEGPLKGIMGYCEEPLVSSDFKGDPRSGVVEAEFTMVQDGVLAKLVAWYDNEWGYSCRVGDLITYMAGKGL; this is translated from the coding sequence ATGCAAAAGATCAAGGTCGGCATCAACGGATTCGGACGCATCGGCCGCCAGGTGCTCAAGGCCATGTACGAGCAGCACGGCGAGCGCATCGAGGTGGTGGCCGTCAACGACCTCTTCGACACCCACACCAACGCCCACCTGCTCGCCTACGACACCAACTACGGGCGCTGCCCCATCCCCGTCTCCACGGACGGCGACGACATGGTGGTGGGCTCCTGGCGCGTGACCTGCACCAAGGAACGCGACCCCAAGAACATCCCCTGGGCCAGGCATGGCGTGGACGTGGTGGTGGAATCCACGGGCATCTTCCGCACCGGCCCCCAGGCGGCCATGCACATGGAGTCCGGCGCGAAGAAGGTGATCATTTCCGCGCCCGCCAAGGACGAGGACATCACCATCGTCATGGGCGTCAACGAGGACCGCTACGACCCCGCGAAGCACCACATCCTCTCCAACGCCTCCTGCACCACCAACTGCCTGGCCCCCGTGGCCAAGGTGGTGCACGCGGCCTTCGGCATCCGCTCCGGCGTGATGTGCACCATCCACTCCTACACCAACGACCAGCGCATCCTGGACCTGCCCCACAAGGACCTGCGCCGGGCGCGCGCGGCGGCCTGCAACATCATCCCCACGTCCACGGGCGCGGCCAAGGCCGTGGCCCTGGTGATCCCGGAGCTCAAGGGCCGCTTCAGCGGCTATTCCCTGCGCGTGCCCACCCCGGCCGTCTCCGTGGTGGACTTCGCGGCCGTGCTGGAGAAGCCCACGGACACCGAAACGCTGCGCGCCACGCTCAAGGCGGCGGCCGAGGGGCCTCTCAAGGGCATCATGGGCTATTGCGAGGAGCCCCTGGTCTCTTCGGACTTCAAGGGCGACCCCCGTTCCGGCGTGGTGGAGGCGGAGTTCACCATGGTCCAGGACGGCGTGCTGGCCAAGCTGGTGGCCTGGTATGACAACGAATGGGGCTACTCCTGCCGCGTGGGCGATTTGATCACCTACATGGCGGGCAAGGGGCTCTAG
- a CDS encoding aldo/keto reductase, whose product MRYKPLGRTGVLVSELCFGTMTFGKEADEAECGRMFAACRDAGVNFFDCANVYSGGQAETILGKLVRGCRDELVLTTKAAQVAGPDVNALGASRRHLMLEVEKSLKRLGTDRIDIYFIHHFDPLTPMDETLRALDDLVRQGKVLYPGASNWAAWQTAKALGISLARGLARFECLEPMYNLVKRQVEVEILPLALSENLAVIPYNPLAAGLLTGKYASGHGQGRIAENKMYNTRYSDPVYHQVAERFAAFARERGLNPVSLAVRWAASHPGVTAPIIGARSVEQLKDSLAAACLDVDRETLDAVTALSVAPPLATDRLEEAIDPGYKTRNRQGGGK is encoded by the coding sequence GTGCGCTACAAACCCCTGGGAAGAACCGGCGTTCTCGTCTCCGAGCTGTGTTTCGGCACCATGACCTTCGGCAAGGAGGCCGACGAGGCCGAGTGCGGCCGCATGTTCGCCGCCTGCCGCGACGCTGGGGTGAACTTCTTCGACTGCGCCAACGTCTACTCGGGCGGCCAGGCCGAGACCATCCTGGGCAAACTCGTCCGTGGCTGCCGCGACGAACTGGTGCTGACCACCAAGGCCGCCCAGGTGGCCGGTCCCGACGTCAACGCCCTGGGCGCGTCGCGCCGCCACCTCATGCTGGAGGTGGAGAAGAGCCTCAAGCGGCTGGGCACCGACCGCATCGACATCTATTTCATTCACCACTTCGACCCCCTCACCCCCATGGACGAGACGTTGCGCGCCCTGGACGACCTGGTGCGCCAGGGCAAGGTGCTCTACCCGGGGGCCAGCAACTGGGCCGCCTGGCAGACCGCAAAGGCCCTGGGCATCTCCCTGGCGCGGGGGCTGGCCCGCTTCGAATGCCTGGAGCCCATGTACAACCTCGTGAAACGGCAGGTGGAAGTGGAAATCCTCCCCCTGGCGCTCTCCGAGAACCTGGCGGTGATCCCCTACAACCCCCTCGCCGCCGGGCTGCTCACCGGAAAATACGCCTCCGGCCATGGGCAAGGGCGCATCGCTGAAAACAAGATGTACAACACCCGCTACTCCGATCCCGTCTACCACCAGGTGGCCGAACGCTTCGCCGCCTTCGCCCGCGAGCGCGGACTGAACCCGGTGAGCCTCGCCGTGCGCTGGGCGGCCTCCCACCCGGGCGTCACCGCGCCCATCATCGGCGCGCGCAGCGTCGAACAACTCAAGGACTCCCTCGCCGCCGCGTGCCTGGACGTGGACCGCGAGACGCTCGATGCCGTCACGGCGCTGTCCGTTGCACCGCCTTTGGCGACGGATCGTCTGGAAGAAGCCATCGACCCGGGCTACAAGACGCGTAACCGCCAGGGAGGGGGGAAGTAG